In one Myxosarcina sp. GI1 genomic region, the following are encoded:
- a CDS encoding AGE family epimerase/isomerase: protein MNKNLPQLAELYQNTLLQNVIPFWEQHSVDWDYGGYFSCLDRQGNVYDTDKFIWLQNRQVWMFSVFYNCLEQKEDWLTIARHGAEFLAKHGRDSDGNWYFALNRQGEPLVQPYNVFSDCFAAMAFSKYALASGESWAKEVALQAYHNVLRRQDNPKGKYNKAYPGTRSLKTMAVPMILANLTLEMDWLLSGEELETVLDRTVNEVMNDFLDAETGLLYENVTPDGSHLDCFDGRLINPGHGIEAMWFLMDIAHRRNDTQLINQAVDTILNILDFGWDKEYGGIYYFMDIKGHPPQQLEWNQKLWWVHLETLVALLKGYNLTQRKECWQWFERVHDYSWQHFSDKEYGEWFGYCDRRGEVILNLKGGKWKGCFHVPRALYLCWQELKRGQMFT from the coding sequence ATGAATAAAAATTTGCCTCAGCTAGCCGAACTATACCAAAACACCCTGCTGCAAAATGTAATTCCATTTTGGGAGCAGCATTCAGTAGATTGGGATTATGGTGGTTATTTTAGCTGTTTAGATCGTCAAGGCAATGTCTACGATACGGATAAATTTATCTGGCTGCAAAATCGTCAGGTATGGATGTTTTCGGTATTTTACAACTGCTTGGAGCAAAAAGAAGATTGGCTTACAATTGCCCGTCATGGTGCTGAGTTTTTAGCCAAACATGGTAGAGATAGCGATGGTAACTGGTACTTTGCTTTAAATCGCCAAGGAGAACCTTTGGTGCAACCCTACAATGTTTTTTCCGACTGCTTTGCGGCAATGGCTTTTAGTAAATATGCCCTAGCTTCGGGTGAAAGTTGGGCAAAAGAGGTGGCTTTACAGGCTTATCACAACGTTTTACGCCGTCAGGATAATCCCAAAGGAAAATACAACAAAGCCTATCCTGGAACGCGATCGCTCAAAACTATGGCAGTGCCGATGATTTTAGCCAATTTAACTTTAGAAATGGATTGGTTGCTGTCGGGAGAAGAATTAGAAACCGTTCTCGATCGCACTGTAAATGAAGTAATGAATGATTTTCTCGATGCCGAAACGGGTTTATTGTATGAAAACGTAACTCCCGATGGTTCTCATCTCGACTGTTTTGACGGTAGATTAATCAATCCAGGACATGGCATCGAGGCGATGTGGTTTTTGATGGATATTGCCCATCGTCGTAACGATACTCAATTAATTAACCAAGCTGTAGATACGATCTTAAATATACTCGATTTTGGTTGGGATAAAGAATATGGTGGAATCTATTACTTTATGGATATTAAAGGACATCCTCCTCAACAGTTGGAGTGGAACCAAAAACTCTGGTGGGTGCATTTAGAGACTTTAGTAGCTTTATTAAAGGGTTATAACCTAACGCAAAGAAAAGAGTGCTGGCAGTGGTTCGAGCGAGTACATGACTATTCGTGGCAGCATTTTAGCGACAAAGAATATGGGGAGTGGTTTGGCTATTGCGATCGCCGAGGCGAAGTTATCTTAAATCTTAAAGGTGGAAAATGGAAGGGGTGTTTTCATGTACCCCGCGCTTTGTATCTGTGTTGGCAAGAATTAAAAAGAGGGCAAATGTTTACTTAA